A DNA window from Xanthomonas campestris pv. campestris str. ATCC 33913 contains the following coding sequences:
- a CDS encoding OFA family MFS transporter, which produces MTQGSTVANANGADAGLLSKERIVARPGFNRWLVPPAALAIHLCIGMAYGFSVFWLPLSKALGITESIACPADMGLFARMVATTCDWKISELQWMYTLFFVLLGCSAAIWGGWLERAGPRKAGVVSALCWCGGLVISAAGIHFHQIWMLWLGSGVIGGIGLGLGYISPVSTLIKWFPDRRGMATGMAIMGFGGGAMIGSPLADALMRHFATPTSVGVMETFLVMAALYFVFMMAGAFGYRVPPSGWTPAGWTAPVASNNAMITANHVHVKKVWGIPQFWLLWGVLCLNVSAGIGVIGMSSPMLQEVFGGRLIGVDAGFGSLDAAQLASIAAIAAGFTGLLSLFNIGGRFFWASMSDKLGRKNTYTLFFLLGICLYAAAPSAGGVGGIALFVGIFCIILSMYGGGFATIPAYLADLFGTQMVGAIHGRLLTAWATAGILGPVVVGYMREYQLAHGSPPSQVYNTTMYILAGMLVLGLICNLLVRPVAARHFMTPDELAREKQLAHEKVDRSGQAVLAPEDMARIGHGGNPALVAFAWLAVGVPMAFGIWVTLQKAFVLFH; this is translated from the coding sequence ATGACGCAAGGGTCCACCGTGGCGAACGCCAACGGCGCAGATGCCGGTTTGTTGTCCAAGGAGCGCATTGTGGCGCGGCCTGGTTTTAATCGTTGGTTGGTGCCGCCGGCTGCCTTGGCGATTCATTTGTGCATCGGCATGGCCTACGGGTTCAGCGTGTTCTGGCTGCCGTTGTCCAAGGCGCTGGGCATCACCGAATCGATCGCCTGCCCGGCCGACATGGGCCTGTTCGCGCGCATGGTGGCCACCACCTGCGACTGGAAGATCAGCGAACTGCAGTGGATGTACACGTTGTTCTTCGTGCTGCTGGGCTGTTCGGCCGCGATCTGGGGCGGCTGGCTCGAACGCGCCGGCCCGCGCAAGGCCGGCGTGGTCTCGGCACTGTGCTGGTGCGGCGGCCTGGTGATTTCCGCGGCCGGGATCCACTTCCACCAGATCTGGATGCTGTGGCTGGGCTCGGGCGTGATCGGCGGCATTGGTCTGGGCCTGGGCTACATCTCGCCGGTGTCCACCCTGATCAAATGGTTCCCGGACCGCCGCGGCATGGCGACCGGCATGGCGATCATGGGCTTCGGCGGCGGCGCGATGATCGGCAGCCCGCTGGCCGATGCGCTGATGCGCCACTTCGCCACCCCCACCTCGGTGGGCGTGATGGAAACCTTCCTGGTGATGGCGGCGCTGTATTTCGTCTTCATGATGGCTGGCGCCTTCGGCTACCGCGTGCCGCCCAGCGGCTGGACGCCGGCCGGCTGGACCGCGCCGGTGGCCTCCAACAACGCCATGATCACTGCCAACCACGTGCACGTGAAAAAGGTCTGGGGCATTCCGCAGTTCTGGCTGCTGTGGGGCGTGCTGTGCCTCAACGTCTCGGCCGGTATCGGCGTGATCGGCATGTCCTCGCCGATGCTGCAGGAAGTCTTCGGCGGCCGTCTGATCGGTGTGGATGCCGGCTTCGGCAGCCTGGATGCCGCGCAGCTGGCCAGCATCGCCGCGATTGCGGCCGGCTTCACCGGCCTGTTGAGCCTGTTCAACATCGGTGGCCGCTTCTTCTGGGCCAGCATGTCCGACAAGCTCGGCCGCAAGAACACCTACACGCTGTTCTTCCTGCTGGGCATCTGCCTGTACGCGGCGGCGCCGTCGGCCGGCGGCGTGGGCGGTATCGCGCTGTTCGTGGGCATCTTCTGCATCATCCTGTCGATGTATGGCGGCGGCTTTGCCACCATTCCCGCGTACCTGGCCGACCTGTTCGGGACCCAGATGGTCGGCGCCATCCACGGCCGCCTGCTCACCGCCTGGGCTACTGCCGGCATCCTCGGCCCGGTGGTGGTTGGCTACATGCGCGAGTACCAGCTGGCGCACGGCAGCCCGCCGTCACAGGTCTACAACACCACCATGTACATCCTCGCCGGCATGCTCGTGCTTGGTCTGATCTGCAACCTGCTGGTGCGCCCGGTGGCCGCGCGTCACTTCATGACGCCCGACGAACTGGCGCGCGAAAAGCAGCTGGCCCACGAAAAGGTGGACCGCAGTGGGCAGGCCGTGCTGGCGCCAGAAGACATGGCGCGCATCGGCCACGGCGGCAATCCTGCGCTGGTGGCGTTTGCCTGGTTGGCAGTGGGCGTCCCGATGGCATTCGGCATCTGGGTCACGCTGCAAAAAGCCTTCGTGCTGTTTCATTGA
- a CDS encoding aspartate aminotransferase family protein: MHDHPSSDAAHAMQTPAAMEAFWMPFTANRQFKARPRLLASAAGMYYRDVEGRQILDGTAGLWCCNAGHARERIVAAIRAQAGTLDFAPTFQMGSPLPFALAERLAALAPPGLGHVFFTNSGSEAVDSAMKIVLAYHRLRGEGQRTRFIGREKAYHGVGFGGMSIGGLPNNRKWFGPLLAGTDHLRHTLDLQRNAYSRGLPAFGVELADDLERLITLHDASTIAAVFVEPVSGSAGVILPPEGYLQRLRAICDRHGIVLVFDEVITGFGRVGEAFAAQRFGVTPDLITAAKGLTSGTVPMGAVLVADAIHDAFMHGPQAAIELFHGYTYSGHPLACAAALATLDTYAEEQLFTRAITLGPQWEEALHSLRGLPHVIDIRNIGLIGAIELAPREGAPGARGYEVFERCFHEGGLLVRVTGDVIALSPPLIVTPDQIGQMVETLAAILRKVD, from the coding sequence ATGCACGACCACCCTTCGAGCGATGCCGCCCACGCGATGCAGACACCGGCGGCGATGGAGGCGTTCTGGATGCCGTTCACGGCCAACCGGCAGTTCAAGGCGCGCCCGCGCCTGCTGGCCTCGGCTGCAGGCATGTATTACCGCGATGTCGAGGGCCGGCAGATCCTGGATGGCACCGCGGGGCTGTGGTGCTGCAACGCCGGCCATGCGCGCGAGCGCATCGTCGCGGCGATCCGCGCGCAGGCCGGCACGCTGGATTTCGCGCCCACCTTCCAGATGGGCTCACCGCTGCCGTTCGCCCTGGCCGAACGGCTGGCCGCGTTGGCGCCGCCAGGCCTGGGCCATGTGTTCTTCACCAACTCCGGCTCGGAAGCCGTGGATAGCGCGATGAAGATCGTGCTGGCCTATCACCGCTTGCGCGGCGAGGGCCAGCGCACCCGTTTCATCGGCCGCGAGAAGGCCTACCACGGGGTGGGCTTCGGCGGGATGTCGATCGGCGGGCTGCCCAATAACCGTAAATGGTTCGGCCCGCTGCTGGCCGGCACCGATCATCTACGGCACACGCTGGATCTGCAGCGCAATGCGTATTCGCGGGGACTGCCCGCCTTCGGTGTGGAGCTAGCCGACGACCTGGAACGGCTGATCACCCTGCACGACGCCTCCACCATCGCCGCAGTGTTCGTCGAACCGGTGTCCGGCTCGGCCGGGGTGATCCTGCCGCCGGAGGGCTATCTGCAGCGCCTGCGCGCCATCTGCGACCGCCACGGCATCGTGCTGGTGTTCGACGAGGTGATCACCGGCTTCGGGCGCGTGGGCGAGGCGTTCGCCGCGCAGCGCTTCGGGGTGACCCCGGACCTGATCACCGCCGCCAAGGGCCTGACCAGCGGCACGGTGCCGATGGGCGCGGTGCTGGTGGCCGATGCGATCCACGATGCCTTCATGCATGGGCCGCAGGCGGCGATCGAGCTGTTCCATGGCTACACCTATTCCGGACATCCGCTGGCCTGCGCCGCAGCCCTGGCCACGCTGGACACCTACGCCGAAGAACAGCTGTTCACGCGGGCAATTACGCTGGGGCCGCAGTGGGAGGAGGCGTTGCACAGCCTGCGCGGACTGCCGCACGTCATCGACATCCGCAACATCGGCTTGATCGGTGCGATCGAACTGGCGCCGCGCGAGGGTGCCCCGGGGGCGCGCGGTTACGAGGTGTTCGAACGCTGCTTCCACGAGGGCGGCCTGCTGGTGCGTGTCACCGGCGATGTCATTGCGTTGTCGCCGCCGTTGATCGTCACCCCCGACCAGATCGGACAAATGGTGGAGACGCTGGCCGCGATCCTGCGCAAGGTGGACTAA
- a CDS encoding DUF445 domain-containing protein, which yields MEPRVSDTRPIDPRRAQLQRMKLLAVALLLAMFAGFVVSHLMGEHGIWAWVSAFCEAATVGALADWFAVVALFRRPMGLPIPHTAILPRGKERLADGLAGFVRDQFLAPDALMEKLRVFDPASRLGEWLSKPEQARMLAQMARGWLLQALNLLDEEAVRRAIQRFVVDRLRKWNAAATAGDVMALLTTDGRHQKLLDEVLLRLGQWLDEEKVKTRTSALIVRYARREWPKLVGTVNWVKPIEEIGDSLADRMARAAIDELQDILTTPEHPIRLDYEAWLQTYIARLREEPEMAARVEELKQRAIEHPALQEYVQGLWSEIREALRNDLAKEDSSMAAHMERSMQSLGQSLSQDPSLRDALNVHMLDAADKLTTRLRASVTEHIASTMKSWDERHLVEQLELGVGRDLQYIRFNGTLVGGLIGLALHALSIWLSF from the coding sequence ATGGAACCACGCGTCAGCGACACCCGTCCGATCGATCCCCGCCGCGCACAGCTGCAGCGCATGAAACTGCTGGCAGTGGCCCTGTTGTTGGCTATGTTCGCCGGCTTCGTCGTCAGCCACCTGATGGGCGAACACGGCATCTGGGCCTGGGTGTCGGCATTCTGCGAAGCCGCCACCGTCGGCGCGCTTGCCGACTGGTTCGCGGTGGTGGCCCTGTTCCGCCGCCCGATGGGCTTGCCGATTCCGCATACCGCGATCCTGCCGCGCGGCAAGGAGCGGCTGGCCGATGGGCTGGCCGGCTTCGTGCGCGATCAGTTCCTGGCACCGGACGCGCTGATGGAAAAGCTGCGCGTGTTCGACCCGGCCAGTCGCCTGGGCGAATGGCTGTCCAAGCCGGAACAGGCGCGCATGCTGGCGCAGATGGCGCGCGGCTGGCTGCTGCAGGCCCTGAACCTGCTGGATGAAGAAGCCGTCCGCCGCGCGATCCAGCGCTTCGTGGTCGACCGCCTGCGCAAATGGAATGCCGCCGCCACCGCCGGCGATGTGATGGCCTTGCTCACCACCGATGGCCGCCACCAGAAGTTGCTCGATGAAGTGCTGCTGCGGCTGGGCCAGTGGCTGGACGAAGAGAAGGTGAAGACCCGCACGTCGGCACTGATCGTGCGCTACGCACGCCGCGAGTGGCCCAAGCTGGTGGGCACGGTGAACTGGGTCAAGCCGATCGAAGAGATCGGCGACAGCCTGGCCGACCGCATGGCGCGCGCAGCGATCGACGAACTGCAGGACATCCTCACCACGCCCGAGCATCCAATCAGGCTCGACTATGAGGCGTGGCTGCAAACCTACATCGCCCGCCTGCGCGAGGAGCCGGAAATGGCCGCGCGCGTGGAAGAACTCAAGCAACGCGCGATCGAGCACCCTGCCCTGCAGGAATACGTGCAAGGCCTGTGGAGCGAGATACGCGAAGCCCTGCGCAATGATCTGGCGAAGGAAGATTCGTCGATGGCCGCGCACATGGAGCGCTCGATGCAGTCGCTCGGCCAGTCGCTGTCACAAGACCCATCGCTGCGCGACGCACTCAACGTGCACATGCTCGATGCAGCCGACAAACTCACCACACGCCTGCGTGCATCGGTCACCGAGCACATCGCATCGACGATGAAAAGTTGGGACGAACGTCACCTCGTCGAACAATTGGAATTGGGGGTCGGCCGCGATCTGCAATACATTCGCTTCAACGGAACGTTGGTGGGTGGATTGATCGGACTTGCGCTGCACGCCTTGTCGATCTGGCTGTCGTTCTGA
- a CDS encoding MFS transporter: protein MTAATPLATPINSPARVLFASLIGTTIEFFDFYIYATAAVLVFPTLFFPAGDGGAAMLQSLATFAVAFIARPVGSAVFGHFGDRVGRKATLVAALLTMGISTVAIGLLPSYAQIGVFAPLLLALCRFGQGLGLGGEWGGAVLLATENAPPGKRVWYGMFPQLGAPLGFLLSTGTFLGMGALLDDAQFMRWGWRVPFLASAALVLTGLWVRLSITETPDFQKALDRNTRVRLPLGTVITQHWPALIIGTLGAFATFVLFYLMTVFALGYGTKTLGYDKEQFLLLQMAGIVFFALGIPISAKFGDRHGAPLAMMLASVAIVAFGLAFAPLFQANHPLQVLAFLSLGFFFMGLTYGPCGTLLAELYPTEVRYTGASLSFNLASILGAAPAPYVATQLAARYGVQAVGYYLGGAAVLSLFALMLARRSRR, encoded by the coding sequence ATGACTGCCGCCACGCCGCTCGCCACGCCCATCAATTCGCCTGCGCGCGTGCTGTTCGCCAGCCTGATCGGCACCACCATCGAGTTTTTCGATTTCTACATCTACGCCACCGCGGCGGTGCTGGTGTTTCCCACGTTGTTCTTCCCGGCCGGCGATGGCGGCGCGGCCATGCTGCAGTCGCTGGCGACGTTCGCGGTGGCCTTCATCGCGCGGCCGGTGGGCTCGGCGGTGTTCGGGCACTTCGGCGATCGTGTCGGGCGCAAGGCCACGCTGGTGGCAGCACTGCTGACGATGGGCATTTCCACCGTGGCGATCGGGCTGCTGCCCAGCTACGCGCAGATCGGCGTGTTCGCGCCGTTGCTGCTGGCGCTGTGCCGGTTCGGCCAGGGGTTGGGCCTGGGCGGTGAGTGGGGTGGGGCGGTGCTGCTTGCGACCGAAAACGCGCCACCCGGCAAGCGCGTGTGGTACGGCATGTTCCCGCAATTGGGGGCGCCGCTGGGCTTTTTGCTCTCCACCGGCACCTTTCTGGGCATGGGTGCGCTGCTGGACGATGCGCAGTTCATGCGCTGGGGCTGGCGCGTCCCTTTCCTGGCCAGCGCCGCGTTGGTGCTCACCGGTCTGTGGGTGCGCCTGAGCATCACCGAAACCCCGGACTTCCAGAAAGCCCTGGATCGCAACACCCGTGTGCGGCTGCCGCTGGGCACGGTGATTACGCAGCACTGGCCGGCACTGATCATCGGCACCTTGGGCGCGTTTGCAACGTTCGTGTTGTTCTACCTGATGACGGTGTTTGCGCTGGGCTACGGCACCAAGACGTTGGGCTACGACAAGGAGCAGTTCCTGCTGCTGCAGATGGCCGGCATCGTGTTTTTCGCGCTTGGGATTCCGATCTCAGCCAAGTTCGGCGACCGCCACGGCGCGCCGCTGGCAATGATGCTGGCCAGCGTGGCGATCGTGGCCTTCGGCCTGGCGTTCGCGCCGTTGTTCCAGGCCAATCATCCGCTGCAGGTGCTGGCGTTTTTGTCGCTGGGGTTTTTTTTCATGGGCCTGACTTACGGCCCGTGTGGCACATTGCTGGCCGAGTTGTACCCCACCGAAGTGCGTTACACCGGCGCGTCGTTGTCGTTCAATTTGGCCAGCATCCTGGGCGCGGCACCGGCACCGTATGTGGCCACCCAACTGGCCGCACGCTACGGCGTGCAGGCGGTAGGTTATTACCTCGGCGGTGCGGCGGTGTTGAGCCTGTTTGCGTTGATGCTGGCACGTCGATCGCGGCGCTGA
- a CDS encoding FdhF/YdeP family oxidoreductase — MSKKTIKQYDNPAGGWGALRSVAKHLMEQDIAVQGAKTLLHANQPDGFDCPGCAWPDRDHTSTFEFCENGAKAVAAESTARRAGLELFASHSVSLLSQYSDYWLEGQGRLTHPMRYDAATDHYVPVSWDDAFAHIAGHLNGLATPDEAIFYTSGRTSNEAAFLYQLFVREFGTNNFPDCSNMCHEPSGTALRSQIGVGKGTVSLHDFELADAILIFGQNPGTNHPRMLGELRQASKRGAAIAAFNPLRERGLEKFADPQDKLEMLHNGSTRIASDYFQLKIGGDLAAVKGMIKHVLERDAQAQRDGTPRLLDLEFIDAHTANFDAFAADVHAESWDTIVEESGLDEAALRKAGEIYLKAERVIACWGMGITQHKHSVATIHMITNLLLLRGHLGRPGAGVCPVRGHSNVQGDRTMMIYEKPPATFLDTLQSVFGFDPPRADGFDTVGAIEAMLDGRGKVFFAMGGNFAAATPDTDATHRALRNCELTVHVTTKLNRSHLVHGKDALILPCLGRTEIDIQDAGSQGVTVEDSMSMVHLSAGINPPASQDLLSEPAIVARMAEATLGARSAIRWRWLVGDYDRIRDLIAQVFPDFADFNQRVRTPGGFRLSNTARDRQWVTPEQRAVFKPHAVPTDNPIHRARRSRGEQMVFTLATTRSHDQYNTTIYGLDDRYRGVFGERRVLFINGADIAALNMKAGDWVDLESLCEDGVHREARRFLLVDYNIPRGCLAAYYPETNALVPLSSFADEARTPTSKSIPVVVLPHRAETADAAPRDIGAVLVR; from the coding sequence ATGAGCAAGAAAACCATCAAGCAGTACGACAATCCCGCGGGCGGCTGGGGCGCATTGCGCTCGGTGGCCAAACACCTGATGGAACAGGACATCGCGGTGCAGGGCGCCAAGACGCTGCTGCACGCCAACCAGCCCGACGGCTTCGATTGCCCGGGTTGCGCGTGGCCGGATCGCGACCACACCTCCACCTTTGAATTCTGCGAGAACGGCGCCAAGGCCGTGGCCGCCGAATCCACCGCGCGCCGCGCCGGGCTGGAGTTGTTTGCCTCCCACAGCGTGAGCCTGCTGTCGCAGTACAGCGACTACTGGCTGGAAGGGCAGGGCCGCCTGACGCATCCGATGCGCTACGACGCAGCGACCGACCATTACGTGCCGGTGAGCTGGGACGACGCGTTTGCGCACATCGCCGGGCATCTCAATGGCCTGGCCACGCCGGACGAGGCGATCTTCTACACCTCCGGGCGCACGAGCAATGAGGCGGCATTTCTGTATCAGCTGTTCGTGCGCGAGTTCGGCACCAACAATTTCCCCGATTGCTCGAACATGTGCCATGAGCCATCCGGCACCGCGCTGCGCTCGCAGATCGGTGTGGGCAAGGGTACGGTGTCGCTGCATGATTTCGAGCTGGCCGATGCAATCCTGATCTTCGGCCAGAACCCGGGCACCAACCATCCGCGCATGCTCGGCGAGTTGCGCCAGGCCTCCAAGCGTGGCGCAGCGATTGCCGCGTTCAATCCGCTGCGCGAACGCGGACTGGAGAAATTTGCCGACCCGCAGGACAAGCTGGAGATGCTGCATAACGGTTCCACGCGCATCGCCTCGGATTATTTTCAGCTCAAGATCGGTGGCGACCTGGCCGCGGTGAAGGGCATGATCAAGCACGTGCTGGAGCGCGATGCGCAGGCACAGCGCGATGGCACGCCGCGTTTGCTGGACCTGGAATTCATCGACGCGCACACCGCCAATTTCGACGCCTTCGCTGCCGACGTGCATGCGGAATCCTGGGACACCATCGTCGAAGAGTCCGGCCTGGACGAGGCCGCGCTGCGCAAGGCCGGCGAGATCTATCTCAAGGCCGAGCGCGTGATCGCCTGCTGGGGCATGGGCATCACCCAGCACAAGCATTCGGTGGCCACCATCCACATGATCACCAACCTGCTGTTGCTGCGCGGCCACCTGGGCCGCCCCGGCGCAGGCGTGTGCCCGGTGCGCGGCCACAGCAACGTGCAGGGCGACCGCACGATGATGATCTACGAAAAGCCGCCGGCCACGTTCCTGGACACGCTGCAGTCGGTGTTCGGCTTCGACCCGCCGCGTGCGGACGGTTTCGATACGGTTGGTGCGATCGAGGCGATGCTGGACGGGCGCGGCAAGGTGTTCTTCGCGATGGGCGGCAACTTCGCAGCGGCCACGCCCGATACCGACGCCACGCACCGCGCGCTGCGCAATTGCGAGCTGACTGTGCACGTGACCACCAAGCTCAATCGCAGCCATCTGGTGCACGGCAAGGATGCATTGATCCTGCCGTGCCTGGGGCGGACCGAGATCGACATCCAGGACGCCGGCTCGCAAGGCGTCACCGTGGAAGATTCGATGAGCATGGTGCACCTGTCGGCCGGCATCAATCCGCCGGCGTCGCAGGATCTGCTGTCCGAGCCGGCGATCGTGGCGCGCATGGCCGAGGCGACGCTGGGCGCGCGCAGCGCGATCCGCTGGCGCTGGCTGGTGGGCGACTATGACCGCATTCGCGATCTGATCGCGCAGGTGTTCCCGGACTTCGCGGATTTCAACCAGCGCGTACGTACGCCGGGCGGCTTCCGCCTGTCCAATACCGCGCGCGACCGCCAGTGGGTGACGCCGGAGCAACGCGCGGTGTTCAAGCCGCATGCGGTGCCCACCGACAACCCGATCCATCGCGCGCGGCGCAGCCGTGGTGAGCAGATGGTATTCACGCTGGCCACCACGCGTTCGCACGACCAATACAACACCACCATCTATGGCCTGGACGATCGCTACCGCGGCGTGTTTGGCGAGCGCCGCGTGCTGTTCATCAACGGCGCCGATATCGCGGCGTTGAACATGAAGGCTGGCGACTGGGTGGACCTGGAAAGCCTGTGCGAAGACGGCGTGCACCGCGAGGCGCGGCGCTTCCTGCTGGTGGACTACAACATCCCGCGCGGCTGCCTGGCCGCGTATTACCCGGAGACCAACGCGTTGGTGCCGTTGTCGAGCTTCGCCGACGAAGCGCGCACGCCCACGTCCAAATCGATCCCGGTGGTGGTGTTGCCGCATCGCGCAGAAACCGCCGATGCCGCGCCGCGTGATATCGGAGCGGTGCTTGTCCGCTGA
- a CDS encoding bacteriohemerythrin, with the protein MALLIWQDDLNTGIEVIDHQHRRIVEMINHLHVAQTSLQRLVVSDVIDELIDYTLSHFAFEEELMEEAGYPFSHAHQRVHAVFAKRVGDYRLRFQAGEDISDELRNMLSRWLFNHIRGDDQAYAPQVIAHLDQFSRTHQHGSWLGRTLKRLFR; encoded by the coding sequence ATGGCACTGCTGATCTGGCAGGACGACCTCAACACCGGGATCGAGGTGATCGATCACCAACACCGCCGCATCGTGGAGATGATCAATCACCTGCACGTGGCGCAGACCAGCCTGCAGCGGTTGGTGGTGTCGGACGTGATCGACGAATTGATCGACTACACGTTGTCGCATTTCGCCTTCGAAGAGGAGCTGATGGAAGAAGCCGGCTACCCCTTCAGCCACGCCCACCAGCGCGTGCACGCGGTGTTCGCCAAGCGCGTTGGCGACTATCGCCTGCGTTTCCAGGCGGGCGAAGATATCAGCGACGAACTCCGCAACATGCTCTCGCGCTGGTTGTTCAACCACATCCGCGGCGACGATCAGGCCTACGCCCCGCAGGTGATCGCGCACCTGGACCAATTCAGCCGCACCCATCAACACGGCAGCTGGCTGGGACGGACGCTCAAGCGCTTGTTTCGCTGA
- the fdhD gene encoding formate dehydrogenase accessory sulfurtransferase FdhD yields MTGQPSTPVRPGSVVRTVRRHRGGRSATVQDMVAAEMPVAFNYNGVPFAVMMATPEDLEDFALGFSLSEGIVDHPQDLRVVAVDTFLEGASLQIEIPPERAAALDQRRRNLDGRSGCGVCGNESIEAVLRVPPVLQSALRIDVDALARALDALHARQPIAAQTGAVHAAGWADAQGMVQLVREDVGRHNALDKLIGALARARVDATQGFAVVTSRASYEMAMKAAQARIPLLAAISAPTALAISLADSAGLTLIGFARDHDCVVYSHPQRLDLGVAVGEPA; encoded by the coding sequence ATGACCGGCCAGCCTTCCACTCCCGTGCGCCCCGGCAGTGTGGTGCGCACGGTCCGCCGCCATCGCGGTGGCCGCAGCGCCACCGTGCAGGACATGGTGGCGGCCGAAATGCCGGTCGCCTTCAATTACAACGGCGTGCCGTTCGCAGTGATGATGGCCACCCCCGAAGACCTGGAAGATTTCGCGCTGGGGTTTTCGTTGAGCGAGGGCATCGTGGACCACCCGCAGGACCTGCGGGTGGTGGCGGTGGACACCTTTCTGGAAGGCGCCTCGCTGCAGATCGAGATCCCGCCCGAGCGCGCGGCCGCGTTGGATCAGCGGCGGCGCAATCTGGACGGGCGCAGCGGTTGCGGGGTGTGCGGCAACGAGTCGATCGAAGCAGTGTTGCGTGTGCCGCCGGTCCTGCAGTCGGCATTGCGCATCGATGTCGACGCGTTGGCGCGCGCGCTGGATGCACTGCACGCGCGGCAGCCCATCGCGGCGCAGACCGGCGCGGTGCACGCGGCCGGTTGGGCCGATGCGCAGGGCATGGTGCAGTTGGTCCGCGAAGACGTGGGCCGGCATAACGCGTTGGACAAGTTGATCGGTGCGTTGGCGCGTGCGCGCGTCGATGCAACGCAAGGGTTTGCGGTGGTGACCAGCCGCGCAAGTTACGAGATGGCCATGAAAGCTGCGCAGGCCCGAATCCCGCTGTTGGCGGCGATTTCGGCACCCACTGCGCTGGCGATCAGTCTGGCCGACAGTGCGGGTTTGACCCTGATCGGGTTTGCCCGCGATCACGATTGTGTTGTTTACAGCCATCCTCAACGCCTGGACCTGGGCGTTGCCGTGGGAGAGCCCGCATGA